In one Sphingomonas sp. AP4-R1 genomic region, the following are encoded:
- a CDS encoding MFS transporter, giving the protein MKPRMPLHRKIGYAFGDYGCNLYWQSISFFLLFFYTDIVGIPVGIAGLIYMTASIFDGCIDPVVGALMDRGRTRFGRYRHWLLIGALPLAVSFGLLYWKPESQGYTLLAMLLVAHLFFRICYTIIAVPLASLSARMTDSSSERTTLASLRMLFGAGATATVGFVTQPLAATLGAGSEAHGIFLVAVVLGTVATFAFLVAFASTREPSEKQHAIPKVALSSYFACVRLNPAFIALALGLLFTTVSTTSLNKSLIYYFKYVVHDEASARYALSSGAFISLILAPGWAILGRRAGKRIMWLAAVGCGVVGLFGFLVVRPTTPTTATAFFMWMQIATVGIQVGYWGTLPDTVEYGEWRSGVRHESFLFGLFMFVQKAGFGLAVAIYGAALSTIGFHANTEMTAGTLEALGFVMVGLSATGLIGSGISAYFSPLRLGVHERIVNDLANTVTPARPSRRT; this is encoded by the coding sequence GGCATACCCGTCGGCATTGCGGGCCTCATCTATATGACGGCCTCGATCTTCGACGGCTGCATCGATCCGGTCGTCGGCGCACTGATGGATCGCGGCCGAACCCGTTTCGGCCGTTATCGACACTGGTTGCTGATCGGTGCGCTGCCGCTCGCTGTGTCGTTCGGGCTGCTCTACTGGAAGCCGGAAAGCCAGGGCTACACGCTGCTTGCAATGCTGCTGGTCGCACATCTCTTCTTCCGCATCTGCTATACCATTATCGCTGTGCCGCTGGCGTCTTTGTCCGCGCGCATGACGGACAGTTCGTCGGAGAGGACCACCCTGGCATCCCTGCGGATGTTGTTCGGTGCGGGTGCTACGGCCACGGTCGGTTTCGTCACGCAGCCACTGGCCGCAACGCTGGGCGCGGGAAGCGAAGCGCACGGGATATTCCTGGTTGCGGTCGTGCTCGGCACTGTGGCGACATTCGCGTTCCTAGTGGCCTTCGCCTCGACGCGCGAGCCGTCGGAAAAACAGCATGCCATCCCGAAGGTGGCGCTTTCTTCTTACTTTGCGTGCGTGCGACTCAATCCGGCCTTCATCGCCTTGGCGCTGGGCCTTCTATTCACGACGGTCTCGACGACATCGCTCAACAAGTCGCTGATCTATTATTTCAAATATGTCGTGCATGACGAGGCCAGCGCCCGCTATGCCCTGTCTTCTGGAGCCTTCATATCGCTCATATTAGCCCCCGGTTGGGCGATCCTCGGGCGTCGTGCAGGCAAGCGCATCATGTGGCTCGCAGCGGTCGGCTGCGGAGTTGTCGGCCTGTTCGGCTTCCTGGTCGTCCGACCGACGACGCCGACGACAGCAACCGCCTTCTTCATGTGGATGCAGATCGCAACCGTGGGCATTCAGGTCGGTTACTGGGGCACGCTTCCGGACACGGTGGAATATGGCGAGTGGCGCTCCGGAGTGCGCCACGAATCGTTCCTGTTCGGCCTGTTCATGTTTGTCCAGAAAGCAGGCTTCGGCCTCGCGGTCGCGATATACGGGGCAGCTCTTTCGACGATCGGCTTCCACGCCAACACAGAAATGACGGCGGGAACGCTCGAGGCACTCGGCTTCGTCATGGTTGGCCTCTCGGCGACCGGACTGATCGGAAGCGGTATCTCCGCTTACTTTTCTCCGCTCAGGCTGGGCGTTCACGAACGTATCGTTAACGACCTCGCAAACACGGTCACCCCGGCAAGGCCAAGCCGACGCACATGA